The Tessaracoccus aquimaris sequence GACGCAGTCGCCCGCCGCTGCGTCGAAATCCTCGCGAGGCCGGACAGGGACACCGGTCCGACCGAACTCGGGACCCGCTCGTCGAGCCTGTCGAGACGTCCGAAACCGCGAATCAACCGGCCAGCCCGGCGCGCCTCCCGGCCGCTGAACGGGTACCGCGGTCAGGTGCCGGTTGGTTTCGACGCGACACGCGCGGGGCTCCGCCCCGACGGTCGGCTCAACCAGCGGCCGTTGATTGAGCCAGCCGCGGCGACGCAGTCGCCCGCCGCTGCGTCGAAATCCACGCGAGGCCGGACACGGACTGGAGTCCCGCTGCTGGGCACAGGAGGTTTCGACCGAAGAAGTCCGCTGACGCGTCCTTCTTGGCTCAACCAGCGGCTCCGCCCCGACGGTCGGCTCAACCAGCGGCCGTTGATTGAGCCAGCCGCGGCGACGCAGTCGCCCGCCGCTGCGTCGAAATCCACGCGAGGCCGGACACGGACTGGAATCCCGCTGCCGGGCGCAGGAGGTTTCGACCGAAGAAGTCCGCTGACGCGTCCTTCTTGGCTCAACCAGCGGCTCCGCCCCGACGGTCGGCTCAACCCGCAGGCCTCAGCCGCGCGGCGTGGTCTCCACCAACTCGCCGAAGGCGATCAACCGGTTGTCGGTGTGGAACACCTCGGCGCAGGCGATCAGCGTCAGCAGCTTGGACCCTGGGACCTGCTCCGGCTCGAAGCCGCCGTCGGGGTTCTTGGGGAGCGGGTCGAGCACCCACCCGGCCTGGCTCGTCACCTCGAGCGAGTCGCCGCCGTTGATGAGGCCGTAGGTGTAGGTCGCCTCGCGGGTCTCGACGATGATCTGGTCGCCCTTCTCCAGCTTCGGCATGTTCCGGAAGGGCTCTCCGTGCGTGACCCGGTGCCCGGCGACGGCGAAGTTGCCCTCCTGGCCCGGGGCGGCGGTGTCGTCGAAGTGGCCGAGGCCCTCGCCAAGCACCTTGTCGCCGGTGCCCTCGAGCACCGGGATGATGTAGTCGTCCCCGAAGCGCGGGATGCGGATCAGGGCGACCACGTCCTCGCCGACCATGACGGGGGTGTCCCCGTGCCGCTGACCTCACCGCTCCACTGCTTCTCGACCTCCTGGACGATCCGCTTGTGCGCCTGCCAGGAACCGAGGTTGGTGCCCCACTGTTCCCATGCCGCGTAACCGAGCACGCTGAGCGCGCCGAGCACCAGGACGATGCCCAGCCAGAAGGTGCCTCGACGCCTGCCCTTCTGAGGGCTTGTGCTATCGGCTCGGGTGGCGGAAGACATGGCGCCATTGTTCCTCACGCTCAACATTCCTCCAAGCCAGCGCCGAAAAGGGAACCGCCCCGGGGGTTGGTTTCCCAAACCCCGGGGCGGAACTTCACTCACCGTGGTGAGTCAGGCGATCAGCCTCAGCTGTGCGTCCGGCGACGGCCGCGCAGCACGAGGACTCCACCAGCGAGCAGCGCCGCGAAGGCGACCACCAGCAGACCCACGGTGACCGTGCTACCAACGTTGGGCAGCGGCGGCTTCGGCGGGTTCACCGGCGCCGGGGGCACGTTGTGCTCCGTCTCGACCGGCGGGGGCGTGATCGTCGGGACGCCTGGAGGCGTGGCCGACGACTCGGCGTGGTTGTTCACCTTCGTCGCAGGAGCGTCCGAGTTGACCGTCACCGCGTAGGTGATGACGACCTTCTGGCCGACCTGCAGGACACCCTTCCACGACATCGTCGTGCCGGTGAGGGTCGGGGCCGCCGCGGCGGTCTCGTTCCCATCGGCGTCGACGATCTTCGCGACGGGGGCACCGGACAGCGTGGTGACGTTGAGCACCTTCGACAGATCGTCGGTGACCACGACCGGGTCGAGCACCGTGGCGCCCGTGTTGGTACCGGTCAGGGTGTAGGTGATCTTCTCGCCACGGTTCACGGTCGAGCCCGACTTGGGGTCGGAGGTCTTGGTGAACGTGTAGCCCGGGATCGGGTGCTCCGTCGTCACTTCCGGAGGAGTGATCGGCGGGCCAACCGGCGGCGTCGCGGTCGACGACGCACGGTTGTTGATGATCTTGCCTTCCTGACCCTCGTTGACCTTCACCTTGTAGGTGATGACGACCTGCTCGCCCTTCTGGAGCGTGCCCGTCCAGGTGAGCTTGGTGCCGTCGAGCGTCGGCTTGGCAGCCTCGGACTCGCCGTCGGAGGTCACGATGGTCGCGACCGGGTCGCCCTGCAGCGTGGCGTGGGCGGTGACGTTGGCCAGGTCGTCGTTGATGACGACCGGGTCGAGCACCGTCTCGCCGAAGTTGCTGCCGGTGAGGGTGTAGGTGATCGTGTCGCCCGCGACGACCGTGGAGCCCGAGACGGGATCTGCGGTCTTGTTGAAGGTGTAACCCGGGGTCGGGTGCCAGACCTCAACATCGGGAGGCGTGATCGGGGGAAGGCCCGGAGGCGTCGCCGACGAGGACGCGTGGTTGTTCACGATGACGCCCTCGGCGTCGTCGTTCAGCGTCACCGTGTAAGTGATGACGACCTTCTGGCCGACCTCGAGCTTGCCCGTCCACGAGATCTTGGTGCCCTCAACGGTGGGCTGCGGAACATCGTCCACGCCCTCGATGGTGGCGACCGGGTTGACGGTCAGCTTGGCGTTGTTGAGCACCTTCGACATGTCGTCGTTGATGACGACGGGGTCGAGCACGGTCTTGCCCGTGTTGTTGCCCGTCACCGTGTAGGTGATCGTGTCGCCCGGGTTCACCGCGGTGCCCGACTCGGGGTCGGAGGTCTTGGTGAACTCGTAGTTCGGCGTCGGGTGCTCCGTGGTCACGTCCGGAGGCGTGATCGGCGGCTCACCCGGGGGCGTCGCCTCGGACGAAGCGTGGTTGTTCACCACGACGCCCTTGGCATCGTCGTTCAGCGTCACCGTGTAGGTGATGACGACCAACTGGCCGACCTCCAGCTTGCCCGTCCACGTCACCTTGGTGCCGTCGACCACCGGCTGCGGAACGGAGTCCGCACCCTCGATGGTGGCAACGGGCTGGACGGTGAGGGCGGCGTTGTCGAGCACCTTCGACAGGTCGTCGTTGATGACGACCGGGTCGAGGATGGTCGCGCCGGTGTTCTCGCCGGTCAGCGTGTAGGTGATGGTCATGCCGGGGTTCACCGCGGTGCCGGACACGGGGTCCGACGTCTTGGTGAAGTCGTAGCCGGGGACCGGGTGCTCCGTGGTCACGTCCGGAGGCGTGATCGGCGGGCCAGTCGGGGGCGTCGCCTCGGACGATGCGTGGTTGTTGATCACCACGGCGCCCTTGTCGGTGCCCTCATTGACCTTGACGGTGTAGGTGATGACGACCTTCTGGCCGACCTCAAGCTTGCCCGTCCACGTCACCTTGGTGCCGTCGACCACCGGCTGCGGAACGGAGTCCGCACCCTCGATGGTGGCAACGGGCTGGACCGTCATCGCGGCGTTGTTGAGCACCTTCGACAGGTCGTCGTTGATGACGACCGGGTCGAGCACCGTCGCGCCGGTGTTGGTACCGGTCAGCGTGTAGGTGATGGTGCCGCCGGGCTGAACGGTGGTACCCGAGACCGGATCCGACGTCTTGGTGAAGTCGTAGCCGGGGACCGGGTGCTCGGTGGTCACGTCAGGGGGCGTGATCGGCGGGCCGGTCGGGGGCGTCGCGCTGGACGACGCGTGGTTGTTCACCACGACGGCATCCTTGTCGGCGCCCTCGTTGATCGTCACCGTGTAGGTGATGACGACCTTCTCGCCGATGGCGAGCTTGCCGGTCCACGCAACCTTGGTGCCGTCGACGGTGGGGGCGGTCGCGGGGGTCTCCGCGCCGTCCTTGTCGATGATGACCGCTGCCGGGGCGGTGGTCATGGTCGCGTTGTCGAGCACCTTCGACAGGTCGTCGTTGACGACGACCGGGTCGAGGGCGGTGGCGCCGGTGTTGGTACCGGTCAGGGTGTAGGTGATCGTGTCACCGGGGTTGACGAGCGAGCCGCTCTTGGGGTCGGCCGACTTGGTGAAGTCGTAGCCCGGGATCGGGTGCTCGGTCGTCACCTCCGGGGGCGTGATCGGGGGCGTCGTCGGCGGGGTCGCCGTCGAGTTCGCCTTGTTGTTGATCGTCTTGCCCTCGAAGCCCGCCTTCACCGTGACGGTGTAGGTGATCTTCACGGACTCACCAACGGCCAACTTGCCGTTCCAGACGAGCTTGCCGTCGGTCACGGTCGGAGCCGTGGCCGGCGTCTCAGCGCCGTCCTTGACGATCACAGCGGCCGGGGCCGTCGTGATGTCAGCGAACGCAACCACATTGGTCAGGTCGTCGTTGACGACGACCGGATCGAGCGCGGTTGCGCCGGTGTTGGTACCGGTCAGCGTGTAGGTGATGGTGTCATCGGCCTGCACCGAGGTGCCGCTCGCCGGATTGGCCGACTTGGTGAAGTCGTAGCCCGGGATCGGGTGCTCGGTCGTCACCTCCGGGGGCGTGATCGGGGGCGTCGTCGGCGGGGTCGCCGTCGAGTTCGCCTTGTTGTTGATCGTCTTGCCCTCGAAGCCCGCCTTCACCGTGACGGTGTAGGTGATCTTCACGGACTCACCAACGGCCAACTTGCCGTTCCAGACGAGCTTGCCGTCGGTCACGGTCGGAGCCGTGGCCGGCGTCTCAGCGCCGTCCTTGACGATCACAGCGGCCGGGGCCGTCGTGATGTCAGCGAACGCAACCACATTGGTCAGGTCGTCGTTGACGACGACCGGATCGAGCGCGGTTGCGCCGGTGTTGGTACCGGTCAGCGTGTAGGTGATGGTGTCACCCTTCACCACGTCCGTGCCCGACTTGGGATCGGCCGTCTTCGTGAACGTGTACCCCGGGATGGGGTGCTCGGTCACGACCTCCGGGGGCGTGATCGGCGGATCGTACGGCGGGGTCGCCGTCGAGTTCGCCTTGTTGTTGACGATCTTGCCCTCGTGCCCCTCGCCCACCGTGATGGTGTACTTCAGGGTCACGGTCTCGCCGGGCTTCAGGTTGCCGGTCCAGGTGAGGGTCGTGCCGTCGACGGTCGGGGCGGCTGCTGCCGTGGTCCCGATGGTCGCGGTCGGGGCCCCGGTCAGGGCGTTGCCCTCGGCGTAGGCGAGGACCTCGGCCAGGTCGTCGGTGATCTCGACGGCCAGCGGGGTCTTGCCGGTGTTCTTGCCGACGACCGTGTAGGTGATCGTGTCACCCTTCACCACGTCGGTGCCCGATGCAGGATCGGCCGTCTTCGTGAACTCGTACCCGGGGACGGCCTTGAGGGCCATGTCGAGGGTGAAGTTCGTGAAGCCGTCGGTCGTGCCGGGGGTGACGGGCATGTTGCCGGTGTTGTCGTTCAGCGGCTCATTGCCGGTGATCGTCGAACCGTTGACGGTGGCAGACAGGTGGATGTTGCCGGTCTTCATGCCGCCTTCGAACGGGGCACCGTTGTGGTCGTCGCCCTCGTTCTTGTCGGTGTTCGGATCGGCCTGGTACCCGACGGTCTGCGCGACGTAGCCCGCAAGCTTGCCGCCTGCGGCGAACTCCGCCGCGGGGATGACCGCGTAGTAGTCGCCCTCGGGCAGGTCGTTGATAACCCAGCGTCCGTCCTTGTTCGTCGTGACGCTCCCCGCGAGGGTGCCGTCAGCCTTGTACACGTCGACCTTGACACCCTCCGGTGCCGTGGTGTCGACGCCCGGGGTGAGCTTGCCGTCGTTGTTGGCGTCGAACCAGATCAGGTCACCGAGCGAGAAGCCGACGACGCGAACCATGACCTGGTTGGAGGTCAGAACCTGGTAGACGCCGGTCGCCTCGTTCTTGAAGGTGTCGCTGAACGCCGTGAAACGGTTGACGTAGAGGTCGCCCGCAGCGTTGTCAGCCTGGTTCATCTTGAACTTGAACTGCAGACCCGACTTGACGCCGGTGCCGGCGAAGTCGAGGCCCTGGGCCGCGACGAACTTCCAGGCGGTCGCGTCCGTGGTGAACGTGGTCGACCAGATGGACGGGTCGGTGTCCGCGTTCAGGTCCTGCGGAACGAGCTTGGGATCGATCGTCGTGTAGTAGAAGGTGCCTGTCGCCGGCGTGGTGCCGTCGAACCAGAACACCTGCGGGGGTGCGTCCAGCTTCGTGGTTCCAGCGAAGTCGGATGCCGGGTTGCGGTTGACGTTGGCATCGTTGGTCGCGTCGCCGTTGTACGGCAGGACGTCGATGATCGTCGGTGCGGCGACCCGAAGGGTCTCACCGAAGTTGCGGACCTGAAGGGTGTAGACCTGGTCCTTGTCCTGCAGGTCGAGGACCTGGTCGACGGACTTCTTCAGTTGCAGCGAGCCCGGCTGGATCACTGTGACGGTGTGATCGTCGTAGTGCGCCGACTTGTAGTAGACGATGCCGTCGGCGCGGACCTCGGTCTTGTTGGTCAGCGAGGTGTTGTTCGGCAGCAGCGGATCGACGTGCGTGACGACCTTCAGCGGACCGAGCGGCTGGTTCGGCGTGCGCGTCCCCAGGTTCCACACCAGCGTCGTGGTGCCGTCAGGGTTGACCGTGTACGAACTCGGCGCGGTGTTGCCCGCGAT is a genomic window containing:
- a CDS encoding isopeptide-forming domain-containing fimbrial protein — its product is MTIDAAGVNNNAYIAPTATSGDNDFTRVAGNGNAQKSVSAAIPEGTTALELNALVYPTWSTDVIALNDPDGYDGKAIYTGTGPFDANDDPGNDSGNGNDIVRNGDVVNYNWSVVSKAELDTGSTFNGWFEQTLTPKDGAVVTFGELPTACVAATSTITALPSGTILQPRVAPPAGTTSVVLKCDLGTISEDTAQKTVATQAFVTSASPNGSSFDTSVRTYGATSDGVTTARPDGPEDFGPFKITAVPRYDLEKQRPWTYPLGQKNVNGVTKFGWEILYSVQISTDRKVGVEAFEQPVTFEDSLWGLSNDGAATMQPDFPWEITSCQPNTGNQAVGPGPTTVYGKIGGRNQSNNGNTTADDSVRDSGTCAFSRVGDPDTGNYEFTLSGIDASGATYPTKNVEGNPLPANKFYVASYAIKVFIPYEAIDAMDGIEGNGIGSAKLGNRVGNFDPTGLSGVSNYGTGNEPGYCQPGPNTDAATKCDKMPNNTQSNNVSPTLAELTISPGSWGKVLSNPRGTWLFRNAALPESANTLGDGAGQVQPGQTYASVITAKISLDTQNLQMCDVWDGSMMKLDLLRNIPGDNVSTGPVWNDLYSAAVEIPQGRADPDRAKMPAFQDNVTIKYAHVDYGSDDPNNGSFDSATNRWKGTWTTQKAAAGTNIACGNPNVTWYDNPADVPGGIDGVNAAWLQTKPGYTQLNSTSFQWMIGLQQRNTYYGGPHAGQEIPELTVAANFANLKSDTFGNWKPVNDYLPGAGNTDGKTVASENGSTMGDRWTLVRARLAITKHTIDGTVNGADATGASAIGNTGSAKAGTPVIWQIDPSLSAASDAPAPVDNVVVTDILPKGAEYDPAATAAIAGNTAPSSYTVNPDGTTTLVWNLGTRTPNQPLGPLKVVTHVDPLLPNNTSLTNKTEVRADGIVYYKSAHYDDHTVTVIQPGSLQLKKSVDQVLDLQDKDQVYTLQVRNFGETLRVAAPTIIDVLPYNGDATNDANVNRNPASDFAGTTKLDAPPQVFWFDGTTPATGTFYYTTIDPKLVPQDLNADTDPSIWSTTFTTDATAWKFVAAQGLDFAGTGVKSGLQFKFKMNQADNAAGDLYVNRFTAFSDTFKNEATGVYQVLTSNQVMVRVVGFSLGDLIWFDANNDGKLTPGVDTTAPEGVKVDVYKADGTLAGSVTTNKDGRWVINDLPEGDYYAVIPAAEFAAGGKLAGYVAQTVGYQADPNTDKNEGDDHNGAPFEGGMKTGNIHLSATVNGSTITGNEPLNDNTGNMPVTPGTTDGFTNFTLDMALKAVPGYEFTKTADPASGTDVVKGDTITYTVVGKNTGKTPLAVEITDDLAEVLAYAEGNALTGAPTATIGTTAAAAPTVDGTTLTWTGNLKPGETVTLKYTITVGEGHEGKIVNNKANSTATPPYDPPITPPEVVTEHPIPGYTFTKTADPKSGTDVVKGDTITYTLTGTNTGATALDPVVVNDDLTNVVAFADITTAPAAVIVKDGAETPATAPTVTDGKLVWNGKLAVGESVKITYTVTVKAGFEGKTINNKANSTATPPTTPPITPPEVTTEHPIPGYDFTKSANPASGTSVQADDTITYTLTGTNTGATALDPVVVNDDLTNVVAFADITTAPAAVIVKDGAETPATAPTVTDGKLVWNGKLAVGESVKITYTVTVKAGFEGKTINNKANSTATPPTTPPITPPEVTTEHPIPGYDFTKSADPKSGSLVNPGDTITYTLTGTNTGATALDPVVVNDDLSKVLDNATMTTAPAAVIIDKDGAETPATAPTVDGTKVAWTGKLAIGEKVVITYTVTINEGADKDAVVVNNHASSSATPPTGPPITPPDVTTEHPVPGYDFTKTSDPVSGTTVQPGGTITYTLTGTNTGATVLDPVVINDDLSKVLNNAAMTVQPVATIEGADSVPQPVVDGTKVTWTGKLEVGQKVVITYTVKVNEGTDKGAVVINNHASSEATPPTGPPITPPDVTTEHPVPGYDFTKTSDPVSGTAVNPGMTITYTLTGENTGATILDPVVINDDLSKVLDNAALTVQPVATIEGADSVPQPVVDGTKVTWTGKLEVGQLVVITYTVTLNDDAKGVVVNNHASSEATPPGEPPITPPDVTTEHPTPNYEFTKTSDPESGTAVNPGDTITYTVTGNNTGKTVLDPVVINDDMSKVLNNAKLTVNPVATIEGVDDVPQPTVEGTKISWTGKLEVGQKVVITYTVTLNDDAEGVIVNNHASSSATPPGLPPITPPDVEVWHPTPGYTFNKTADPVSGSTVVAGDTITYTLTGSNFGETVLDPVVINDDLANVTAHATLQGDPVATIVTSDGESEAAKPTLDGTKLTWTGTLQKGEQVVITYKVKVNEGQEGKIINNRASSTATPPVGPPITPPEVTTEHPIPGYTFTKTSDPKSGSTVNRGEKITYTLTGTNTGATVLDPVVVTDDLSKVLNVTTLSGAPVAKIVDADGNETAAAAPTLTGTTMSWKGVLQVGQKVVITYAVTVNSDAPATKVNNHAESSATPPGVPTITPPPVETEHNVPPAPVNPPKPPLPNVGSTVTVGLLVVAFAALLAGGVLVLRGRRRTHS
- a CDS encoding sortase yields the protein MVGEDVVALIRIPRFGDDYIIPVLEGTGDKVLGEGLGHFDDTAAPGQEGNFAVAGHRVTHGEPFRNMPKLEKGDQIIVETREATYTYGLINGGDSLEVTSQAGWVLDPLPKNPDGGFEPEQVPGSKLLTLIACAEVFHTDNRLIAFGELVETTPRG